In a genomic window of uncultured Sphaerochaeta sp.:
- the gap gene encoding type I glyceraldehyde-3-phosphate dehydrogenase, whose amino-acid sequence MKIAINGFGRIGRNVFKIAFEDKNIEIVGINDLTDPKTLAHLLKYDSTYGVYDKSVTVAENAIVVDGKTIPVYALRNPAELPWKELGVDVAIESTGVFAVAEGPKGGYKDHIKAGAKKVILTVPAKDKIDQTVVCGVNDDKIDHSLLAFSNASCTTNCLAPLAKVLQDNFGIKQGLMTTVHSYTNDQVMLDQPHSDLRRARAGAVSIIPTTTGAAKAVSEVIPELKGKLNGMAMRVPTPTGSVVDLVVELEKDVTVAEVNAAVKKAAEGAMKGILEYTEDPIVSHDIVSNKHSSIFDAALTMKMGDKMFKVISWYDNEMGYSNRVVDLARKLVK is encoded by the coding sequence TTTTCAAAATTGCTTTTGAAGACAAGAACATCGAGATCGTAGGCATCAATGACCTCACCGATCCCAAGACGCTTGCCCATCTTCTGAAATACGACTCCACCTATGGAGTATATGATAAGAGCGTGACTGTCGCAGAGAACGCTATTGTGGTTGATGGGAAGACCATTCCCGTGTACGCACTGCGCAATCCCGCAGAACTTCCCTGGAAAGAGCTTGGTGTTGATGTAGCCATCGAATCCACCGGCGTGTTCGCAGTAGCCGAGGGCCCGAAGGGCGGTTACAAGGATCACATCAAGGCTGGTGCCAAGAAAGTCATCCTCACCGTTCCTGCAAAGGACAAGATTGACCAGACTGTTGTTTGCGGCGTAAACGACGACAAGATCGACCACAGCCTGCTCGCATTCTCCAATGCTTCCTGCACCACCAACTGCCTTGCTCCCTTGGCAAAGGTTCTCCAGGACAACTTTGGCATCAAGCAGGGTCTCATGACCACTGTTCACTCCTACACCAATGACCAGGTCATGCTTGACCAGCCCCACAGTGATCTGAGAAGGGCAAGAGCTGGTGCTGTGTCGATCATCCCCACCACCACTGGTGCTGCAAAGGCTGTCAGTGAGGTTATTCCCGAGCTGAAGGGCAAGCTCAATGGCATGGCCATGCGCGTACCCACCCCGACCGGCAGCGTTGTCGACCTCGTGGTTGAGCTGGAGAAGGATGTGACGGTTGCTGAAGTGAATGCAGCAGTCAAGAAGGCCGCTGAGGGCGCTATGAAGGGTATCCTGGAGTACACTGAGGACCCGATCGTATCCCACGATATCGTTTCCAACAAGCACTCCTCGATCTTCGATGCCGCACTTACCATGAAAATGGGCGACAAGATGTTCAAGGTGATCAGCTGGTATGACAATGAGATGGGGTATTCCAACCGCGTTGTCGACCTTGCCAGAAAGCTGGTGAAATAA